From Sphingomonas hengshuiensis, one genomic window encodes:
- a CDS encoding enoyl-CoA hydratase/isomerase family protein, with protein sequence MTYQNLKLELDGRIARVTLARGDKLNPLDWSTVKELKAVVARIEAAPGIDFVLLTGEGRSFSAGGDLDGYIRLYRDPAAFQAFLDDFFAMLTGIEKARAIWIAAVNGVCVAGGIELLLACDMGVAAESAKIGDGHLNFGQLPGAGGSQRLPRAIGLLRAKHLMLTGELLDARTAERWGLVTKVVPDADLMAAAGAWIAGMSAKSAVGLAGAKRLANLTLDTPYEEGLRREIAFVHRYATTEPDATEGLVAFKEKRAPRFGTPRKD encoded by the coding sequence ATGACCTACCAGAACCTCAAGCTCGAACTCGACGGCCGCATTGCGCGCGTCACCCTGGCGCGCGGCGACAAGCTCAACCCGCTCGACTGGTCGACGGTCAAGGAACTGAAGGCCGTCGTCGCCCGGATCGAGGCCGCGCCCGGCATCGATTTCGTGCTGCTGACGGGGGAGGGGCGCAGCTTCTCCGCCGGGGGCGACCTCGATGGCTATATCCGGCTCTATCGCGATCCCGCCGCCTTCCAGGCCTTTCTCGACGATTTCTTCGCGATGCTGACCGGCATCGAAAAGGCGCGGGCGATCTGGATCGCGGCGGTGAACGGCGTGTGCGTGGCGGGCGGGATCGAATTGCTGCTCGCGTGCGACATGGGCGTAGCCGCCGAGAGCGCGAAGATCGGCGATGGCCATCTCAATTTCGGCCAGCTCCCCGGCGCGGGCGGATCGCAGCGTCTGCCACGGGCGATCGGGCTGCTGCGCGCCAAGCATCTGATGCTCACCGGCGAACTGCTCGATGCCCGGACGGCGGAACGCTGGGGGCTGGTGACAAAGGTCGTGCCCGATGCCGATCTGATGGCGGCTGCGGGCGCCTGGATCGCGGGCATGTCCGCCAAGAGCGCCGTCGGGCTGGCCGGGGCCAAGCGGCTCGCCAACCTGACGCTCGACACGCCCTACGAGGAGGGGCTCCGGCGGGAGATCGCCTTCGTCCACCGCTACGCCACCACCGAGCCCGACGCCACCGAGGGCCTTGTCGCCTTCAAGGAAAAGCGCGCCCCGCGTTTCGGCACGCCCAGGAAAGACTGA
- a CDS encoding thiolase C-terminal domain-containing protein, with amino-acid sequence MFKLRDKYAIAGIGNTDYTKASGRTVRSLATEACLKAIEDAGLTVADIDGIVSFNFNDSAPAIGVATEMGIENAGYAVDYAAGGNGANLITLAATAAIEAGLAKNVVCFRAMNGRSGFRLGGGRDLSAYGVTQYTAPLGWITYPQAMAMWARRHMIDYGTTEEHWAEIATTFRDNAVINERAMQRTPMTRDDYYNSRFIVDPFRMYDICLESDGACAVVITSAEHARDLKQKPVYIMGGAYGGGPSQGDDLFDAIRWPSHSHNCFKYLADDLWGSAGIGPQDIDVAEIYDCFTYSVLMALEGLGFCKEGEGGPFVMGGRIARDGALPLNTHGGLLSEAYIHGFNHVIEAVEQLRGTSGARQIEGAEIALTTAGAMTCGSAMILRN; translated from the coding sequence ATGTTCAAACTGCGTGACAAATATGCGATCGCCGGGATCGGCAACACCGATTACACCAAGGCATCGGGCCGGACGGTGCGGAGTCTCGCCACCGAAGCATGCCTGAAGGCGATCGAGGATGCGGGGCTGACCGTCGCCGATATCGACGGCATCGTCAGCTTCAATTTCAACGACAGCGCGCCGGCCATCGGCGTTGCGACCGAGATGGGCATCGAGAATGCCGGCTATGCGGTTGATTATGCCGCCGGGGGCAATGGCGCCAATCTGATCACGCTGGCGGCGACCGCCGCGATCGAGGCCGGGCTGGCGAAGAACGTCGTCTGCTTTCGCGCGATGAACGGACGCTCGGGCTTCCGCCTCGGCGGGGGGCGCGATCTGTCGGCCTATGGCGTCACCCAATACACCGCGCCGCTCGGCTGGATAACCTATCCGCAGGCGATGGCGATGTGGGCGCGGCGCCATATGATCGACTACGGCACCACCGAGGAACATTGGGCCGAGATCGCCACGACCTTCCGCGACAATGCCGTGATCAACGAACGCGCGATGCAGCGTACGCCGATGACCAGGGACGATTATTACAACTCGCGCTTCATCGTCGATCCGTTCCGCATGTACGACATCTGCCTGGAGAGCGACGGCGCCTGCGCAGTGGTCATCACCTCGGCCGAGCATGCCCGCGATCTAAAGCAGAAGCCGGTCTATATCATGGGTGGCGCCTATGGCGGCGGGCCCAGCCAGGGCGACGACCTGTTCGACGCGATCCGCTGGCCGAGCCATTCGCATAATTGCTTCAAATACCTGGCCGACGATCTGTGGGGCAGCGCGGGCATCGGTCCGCAGGATATCGACGTCGCCGAAATCTATGACTGCTTCACCTACAGCGTGCTGATGGCGCTGGAGGGGCTGGGCTTCTGCAAGGAGGGGGAGGGTGGCCCCTTCGTCATGGGCGGGCGGATTGCCCGCGACGGCGCACTGCCGCTCAACACCCATGGCGGGCTGTTGTCCGAGGCGTATATCCACGGCTTCAACCATGTGATCGAGGCGGTCGAGCAACTGCGCGGCACCTCTGGCGCGCGCCAGATTGAGGGCGCGGAGATCGCGCTTACCACCGCGGGCGCGATGACCTGCGGCAGCGCCATGATCCTGAGGAACTGA
- a CDS encoding Zn-ribbon domain-containing OB-fold protein, translating into MQQTAYTKPLPVPDSESTPFWDGMREGKLMLQRCASSGAYLFPPVTFCPGSLERPEWVEASGKGTVFSWITVRHPVPRDIYAEDVPYVVAIVALDNGCRMTGNLVGCTPEEVRAGMPVELVFNRVTPEITLPAFRPVGG; encoded by the coding sequence GTGCAACAGACCGCCTACACCAAGCCGCTGCCCGTTCCCGATTCGGAGAGCACGCCGTTCTGGGACGGGATGCGCGAGGGCAAATTGATGCTCCAGCGCTGTGCGTCGAGCGGGGCGTATCTCTTCCCGCCGGTGACCTTTTGCCCCGGTTCGCTCGAACGCCCCGAATGGGTGGAGGCGAGCGGCAAGGGGACGGTGTTTAGCTGGATCACGGTGCGCCACCCGGTGCCGCGCGACATCTATGCGGAGGACGTGCCCTATGTCGTCGCGATCGTCGCGCTCGACAATGGCTGCCGCATGACCGGCAACCTGGTCGGCTGCACGCCCGAGGAGGTGCGCGCCGGGATGCCGGTCGAGCTCGTGTTCAACCGCGTCACGCCGGAGATCACCCTGCCGGCCTTCCGCCCTGTCGGAGGCTGA
- a CDS encoding phenylacetate--CoA ligase family protein translates to MASPPIADPFAASPLLRRFSAATREALEAHQLRKVQALCGRLYARSDYYRARMDEGGLTDGEVDSLDRFAKAFAPSAKADFLTDQQVAPPFGTRLGVDRGEVVHISMTSGTSGQGQEIYGRTQRDVHMLGYLHALPWYMAGLRKGDTAINCVPAGGMTTGGWGPGEAIRILGATGFHVGGATSTESKIDLMLRLGGIHFIYASTNYLHTLTEALLARGITPREAFPDMHGLFIAAEGYPLEWAAKIEEHWGCRLQEGYGSTQLNGFGASTGALGVFGEKGERGLLRLFEWEHLVEIVDPATGAPVLPGEVGEMVVTNLSVEGSPAVRFRTGDAARFVPWQECDGGAWNAIECGTIGRFDDMMKIRGNNIWPSMFDAAVFAHPQVGEYKGRVYTRDGKTEVEVKIAVAEHQSALSAEERARLVQSVRAAIKERSNLWVDVCEVPRAEFQGFAYKARRWSDERQDGYRL, encoded by the coding sequence ATGGCGTCGCCCCCGATCGCCGATCCCTTCGCCGCATCGCCGCTGCTGCGCCGATTCAGCGCGGCCACGCGCGAAGCGTTGGAGGCGCATCAGCTCCGCAAGGTGCAGGCGCTGTGCGGGCGGCTCTACGCCAGGAGCGATTATTACCGCGCCCGGATGGACGAAGGCGGACTGACGGACGGCGAGGTCGACAGCCTCGATCGCTTCGCCAAGGCCTTCGCCCCCTCGGCCAAGGCCGACTTTCTCACGGACCAGCAGGTCGCTCCGCCGTTCGGCACGCGACTGGGCGTCGATCGCGGGGAGGTTGTGCATATCAGCATGACCAGCGGCACTTCGGGGCAGGGCCAGGAGATTTACGGCCGCACCCAGCGCGACGTCCACATGCTCGGCTATCTCCACGCGCTGCCCTGGTACATGGCCGGGCTGCGCAAGGGCGATACCGCGATCAACTGCGTCCCCGCCGGGGGCATGACCACCGGTGGCTGGGGTCCGGGCGAGGCGATCCGCATCCTCGGCGCTACCGGCTTCCATGTCGGCGGCGCGACGTCGACCGAGTCCAAGATCGACCTGATGCTCAGGCTCGGCGGCATCCACTTCATCTATGCATCGACCAATTATCTCCACACGCTGACCGAGGCGCTGCTGGCGCGCGGCATCACCCCGCGTGAGGCGTTTCCGGACATGCACGGGCTGTTCATCGCGGCGGAAGGCTATCCGCTCGAATGGGCGGCCAAGATCGAGGAACATTGGGGCTGCAGGTTGCAGGAGGGCTATGGCAGCACCCAGCTCAACGGCTTCGGCGCCTCGACCGGCGCTTTGGGCGTCTTCGGCGAGAAGGGCGAACGCGGCCTGCTCCGGCTGTTCGAATGGGAGCATCTGGTCGAGATCGTCGATCCCGCGACCGGCGCCCCCGTGCTCCCCGGCGAGGTGGGGGAGATGGTGGTGACCAATCTCTCGGTCGAGGGCAGCCCGGCGGTGCGTTTCCGCACCGGCGACGCGGCGCGTTTCGTGCCGTGGCAGGAATGCGACGGCGGCGCGTGGAACGCGATCGAGTGCGGCACGATCGGTCGCTTCGACGACATGATGAAGATCCGCGGCAACAATATCTGGCCGTCGATGTTCGACGCCGCCGTCTTCGCCCACCCCCAGGTCGGCGAGTATAAGGGCCGCGTCTATACCCGCGACGGCAAGACCGAGGTCGAGGTGAAGATCGCGGTTGCCGAGCACCAGTCGGCGCTGTCGGCAGAAGAACGCGCGCGGCTGGTCCAGTCGGTACGCGCGGCGATCAAGGAGCGCAGCAATTTGTGGGTCGATGTGTGCGAAGTGCCGCGCGCCGAGTTCCAGGGCTTTGCCTATAAGGCGCGGCGCTGGAGCGACGAGCGGCAGGACGGGTACCGGCTGTGA
- a CDS encoding SDR family NAD(P)-dependent oxidoreductase, which yields MGRKRRERHPAFRARRAGRGGHRRWRGLGSAGARALAEAGADVALIARNRARLEEAARSVEETGRRALIVEADVSDAPGLVAAADQVAAAFGRVDILFNNAGITNPQTVLDVAPEAFLRVLEVNVAGAFHVIRAFAPKMIERGYGRIINMGSILSGRGMANRAAYCASKAGLANLGAACAFEFGADGITVNTLGATVIVTDLNRELVRTQPHLYERIVQRTPLGRLGETEDLMGALLFLASPASGFITGQTLFVDGGYTAG from the coding sequence ATGGGGCGGAAGCGGCGTGAGCGGCATCCGGCGTTTCGCGCTCGACGGGCAGGTCGCGGTGGTCACCGGCGGTGGCGGGGGCTGGGCTCGGCAGGCGCGCGGGCGCTGGCCGAGGCGGGGGCGGACGTGGCGTTGATCGCGCGCAACCGCGCCAGGCTGGAAGAGGCTGCGCGCTCGGTCGAGGAGACGGGACGGCGCGCGCTGATCGTCGAGGCCGATGTCTCGGATGCCCCCGGCCTGGTCGCCGCCGCGGATCAGGTCGCGGCGGCGTTTGGCCGCGTGGATATCCTGTTCAACAACGCCGGGATCACCAATCCGCAAACCGTGCTCGACGTGGCGCCGGAGGCGTTCCTGCGCGTCCTCGAAGTCAACGTCGCGGGCGCCTTCCACGTCATTCGCGCCTTCGCGCCGAAGATGATCGAGCGCGGCTATGGCCGGATCATCAACATGGGATCGATCCTGTCGGGCCGCGGCATGGCGAACCGGGCCGCCTATTGCGCGTCCAAGGCCGGGCTCGCCAATCTGGGCGCCGCCTGCGCGTTCGAATTCGGCGCCGACGGCATCACCGTCAACACCTTGGGCGCCACCGTGATCGTCACCGATCTCAACCGCGAACTCGTCCGCACCCAGCCGCACCTTTATGAGCGGATCGTGCAGCGCACGCCGCTCGGCCGCCTGGGCGAGACCGAGGACCTGATGGGTGCCCTGTTGTTCCTCGCTTCCCCCGCGTCCGGTTTCATCACCGGACAGACCCTGTTCGTGGACGGCGGCTACACCGCCGGCTGA
- a CDS encoding SDR family oxidoreductase: MTTTSLKTLFDLTGRTALITGGSRGLGLTMAEALGEFGAKIIVTARKQAELDDAVAHLRTLGIEATAIAADVGKQEEAARIVETVKAAGGRIDILVNNAGTSWGSKTEEMPLDGWNKLMAVNLTGPFLMAQAIAREFMIPAGWGKIINIASVEGLLGHHPRMVGTIAYNASKGGLINFTRALAAEWGGLGITVNALAPGYFPSKLTGYVIDKHGDQLRDDTPRGQLGTDDDLKGAVLLLASDAGAHITGQVLAVDGGASII, from the coding sequence ATGACGACCACCTCCCTCAAGACGCTGTTCGATCTCACCGGCCGCACCGCATTGATAACCGGCGGCTCGCGCGGGCTGGGCCTGACCATGGCCGAGGCGCTGGGCGAGTTCGGCGCGAAGATCATCGTTACCGCACGCAAACAGGCCGAGCTGGACGACGCCGTCGCGCATCTCCGGACCCTCGGCATCGAAGCCACCGCCATCGCCGCCGATGTCGGCAAGCAAGAGGAAGCCGCGCGCATCGTCGAGACGGTGAAGGCGGCGGGTGGCCGCATCGACATCCTGGTCAACAATGCCGGCACCTCCTGGGGCTCCAAGACCGAGGAGATGCCGCTCGACGGCTGGAACAAGCTGATGGCGGTCAATTTGACCGGCCCGTTCCTGATGGCCCAGGCGATTGCGCGCGAATTCATGATCCCCGCGGGCTGGGGGAAGATCATCAACATCGCCTCGGTCGAGGGGCTGCTGGGGCACCATCCCCGGATGGTCGGCACGATCGCCTATAACGCCAGCAAGGGCGGACTGATCAACTTCACTCGCGCGCTGGCGGCGGAATGGGGCGGGCTGGGGATCACCGTCAATGCGCTTGCGCCCGGCTATTTCCCGTCGAAATTGACCGGCTACGTCATCGACAAGCATGGCGACCAGCTCCGCGACGACACGCCGCGCGGGCAATTGGGCACCGACGATGACCTGAAGGGCGCGGTGCTGCTGCTCGCCTCCGACGCCGGCGCGCATATCACCGGACAGGTGCTGGCGGTCGACGGCGGCGCGTCGATCATCTGA
- a CDS encoding SDR family oxidoreductase — protein sequence MSAAASPVRAGRTAVITGAASGIGAALARHAARQGMAVAACDRDAAGLERLRGDLVAASVPHALHLLDVTDPSAMAGFAEAAQQLAPVTLLFANAGLLRMGSVLATPLDQWHSVFDVNVIGSVVTLRAFVPAMVELGEPARAVVTGSTASMATAPGLAAYCATKYALWAIVEALEAELAGTPVGASLLMPGAVATGIFAATDPDRAAPADSILPQRAAEIAFAGAAAGLSKILTHPSFTDIARTRFERVTDQLAGG from the coding sequence GTGAGCGCGGCGGCAAGCCCGGTGCGCGCGGGGCGGACGGCGGTTATCACAGGCGCAGCCTCTGGCATCGGCGCCGCGCTCGCGCGTCACGCCGCGCGCCAGGGCATGGCGGTTGCGGCGTGCGACCGCGACGCCGCCGGCCTGGAGCGGCTGCGCGGCGATTTGGTCGCCGCGAGCGTGCCGCACGCGCTGCACCTGCTGGATGTGACCGACCCATCGGCGATGGCCGGCTTTGCCGAGGCGGCGCAGCAGCTTGCGCCCGTGACGCTGCTCTTTGCCAATGCCGGGCTGCTGCGCATGGGATCAGTGCTGGCAACGCCGCTCGACCAGTGGCACAGCGTGTTCGACGTCAACGTGATCGGCTCGGTGGTCACGCTCCGGGCCTTCGTTCCGGCAATGGTCGAGCTTGGCGAGCCCGCACGCGCCGTCGTCACCGGCTCCACCGCATCAATGGCAACCGCCCCGGGTCTCGCCGCCTATTGCGCGACCAAATATGCCTTATGGGCGATCGTCGAAGCATTGGAGGCCGAACTGGCCGGCACCCCCGTCGGCGCATCCTTGCTGATGCCCGGGGCGGTCGCCACCGGCATTTTCGCCGCGACCGATCCTGATCGCGCTGCCCCGGCGGATTCGATCCTGCCGCAGCGCGCCGCCGAGATCGCCTTCGCCGGCGCCGCCGCCGGGCTGTCAAAGATCCTGACCCATCCGAGCTTTACCGACATTGCCCGCACCCGGTTCGAGCGGGTGACGGACCAACTCGCCGGCGGCTGA
- a CDS encoding LLM class flavin-dependent oxidoreductase → MRFSLIFEAQIVDASPRGERQVFDELVEQALLAEQLGFDVVWSVEHTSLTHYAHMSAPETFLAYIAGKTSRIGIGHGVVCLMPAMNHPIKVAERVATLDILSKGRVHFGVGKGGSQQEAGAYGYDLKELQPIIDEAMYLIPKMFVNDEVEHNGPHITVPLRPIHPKPYQDPHPPMYMACTNLDTLARAGQRGLGALVLGFGGPEEVAKKNKIYRDAWATRDVADQVGYRPIQHLAALCPTIVLDDVEQARRIGIRGQRYFYESLNYWYGGGPRPDPETWSEDLIEEGTDTIITTKLASETITMDLRPDEGGRRPSSGILSAKNAYGTVADCIDYVEQLAAAGADEILFMTNMGTVPQWAQLETLRKIGTHVIPHFR, encoded by the coding sequence ATGCGTTTTTCCCTGATTTTCGAGGCCCAGATCGTCGATGCGTCGCCGCGTGGTGAACGCCAGGTATTCGACGAACTGGTAGAGCAGGCGCTGCTCGCCGAGCAACTCGGCTTCGACGTTGTGTGGAGCGTCGAGCACACTTCGCTGACTCATTATGCCCATATGAGCGCGCCCGAGACCTTCCTCGCCTATATCGCGGGCAAGACCAGTCGGATCGGAATCGGCCATGGCGTCGTCTGCCTGATGCCGGCGATGAACCATCCGATCAAAGTGGCCGAGCGCGTTGCGACGCTGGACATATTATCGAAGGGCCGCGTCCATTTCGGCGTCGGCAAGGGCGGCAGCCAGCAGGAGGCCGGCGCCTATGGCTATGACCTGAAGGAGTTGCAGCCGATCATCGACGAGGCGATGTACCTGATCCCCAAGATGTTCGTGAACGACGAGGTCGAGCATAACGGCCCGCACATCACCGTTCCGCTGCGGCCGATCCATCCCAAGCCCTATCAGGATCCGCATCCGCCAATGTATATGGCGTGTACCAATCTCGATACGCTGGCGCGCGCCGGCCAGCGCGGGCTGGGTGCGTTGGTGCTGGGCTTTGGTGGCCCTGAGGAAGTGGCCAAGAAGAACAAGATCTATCGCGACGCCTGGGCGACGCGCGACGTTGCCGATCAGGTCGGCTATCGTCCGATCCAGCATCTCGCCGCGCTGTGCCCGACGATCGTGCTCGACGATGTCGAGCAGGCCCGCCGGATTGGCATCCGTGGGCAGCGCTATTTCTACGAATCGCTCAATTATTGGTACGGCGGCGGGCCACGCCCCGACCCGGAGACCTGGAGCGAGGACCTGATCGAGGAAGGCACCGACACCATCATCACGACCAAGCTGGCGTCCGAGACGATCACGATGGACCTCCGCCCGGACGAAGGCGGGCGGCGCCCCAGCTCGGGCATATTAAGTGCCAAGAATGCCTATGGCACCGTCGCCGACTGCATCGATTATGTCGAACAGCTCGCCGCCGCCGGGGCCGACGAGATATTGTTCATGACCAATATGGGCACGGTGCCGCAATGGGCGCAGCTCGAGACGCTGCGCAAGATCGGCACGCATGTGATCCCGCACTTCCGGTGA
- a CDS encoding NADPH-dependent FMN reductase: protein MGEAIKIVGIGGTARLNSSSERVVRCALAAAAAEGAEIELFDGPFLASLPLYIPDRVERTENERRFVEAVRGCDGVIVGSPGYHGSLSGPIKNVLDLLEDLARDERPYLEGRAFGSIVTAYGWQACGTTLVAMRSIAHALRAWPTPFGAAVNASAPLFDEKGDCLDPKTAEQLAIVGRQVTEFAQWRRAGLAA, encoded by the coding sequence ATGGGCGAGGCGATCAAGATCGTCGGCATCGGCGGAACGGCGCGGCTAAATTCGAGCAGCGAGCGCGTGGTGCGCTGCGCGCTTGCCGCCGCAGCGGCGGAAGGGGCCGAGATCGAGTTGTTCGACGGCCCGTTCCTGGCGAGCCTCCCGCTCTATATCCCCGACCGCGTCGAACGCACCGAAAACGAACGGCGCTTCGTCGAGGCGGTGCGGGGATGCGACGGCGTCATTGTCGGCTCGCCCGGCTATCACGGCAGCCTGTCCGGTCCGATCAAGAACGTGCTCGACCTGCTCGAAGACCTGGCCCGTGACGAGCGGCCCTATCTTGAGGGGCGCGCCTTCGGGTCGATCGTCACGGCCTATGGCTGGCAGGCATGTGGCACCACGCTGGTCGCGATGCGATCGATCGCCCATGCTCTGCGCGCCTGGCCGACGCCCTTTGGCGCGGCGGTGAACGCATCGGCGCCGCTGTTCGACGAAAAGGGCGATTGCCTGGACCCCAAGACCGCCGAGCAACTCGCCATCGTCGGCCGGCAGGTGACCGAATTCGCCCAGTGGCGCCGGGCCGGTCTCGCCGCCTGA